The Toxoplasma gondii ME49 chromosome XII, whole genome shotgun sequence genome includes a region encoding these proteins:
- a CDS encoding hypothetical protein (encoded by transcript TGME49_307830), producing MVEMYLPRCQGKMVSLGFRGIDELPEDVRLLKDAEKELENSIFHLERSNNELMEEDPNDSVYSEAIKENEVALEVKHTRLRHVQRKIAELMSHTQTGTCCCGHSVPAGSSAAVLPASASYPPVTSETLRDHAHSAFAMVGEQRPSVDYSMHEGVACMAAEHAGEQEPPRLCDELRSVHTEADRGQVVSVSDHVNEDDDEQNGEQSISWHASDAAAGIFL from the exons ATGGTAGAAATGTACCTCCCGCGGTGCCAGGGCAAGATGGTGTCCCTCGGGTTTCGTGGTATTGACGAGCTCCCGGAAGATGTTCGCCTGTtaaaagacgcagaaaaggagTTGGAAAATTCAATCTTCCATTTGG AAAGGTCCAATAATGAACTGATGGAGGAAGATCCG AATGATTCCGTGTATTCGGAAGCAATCAAAGAGAACGAAGTGGCGCTGGAGGTGAAGCACACCCGCCTGCGGCATGTTCAGCGGAAAATTGCTGAGTTGATGTCACACACGCAAACTGGTACCTGCTGCTGTGGACATTCTGTGCCAGCTGGTAGTTCCGCAGCTGTGCTGccggcttctgcttcctaCCCTCCGGTCACCTCCGAGACGCTGCGTGACCATGCCCACAGTGCATTTGCCATGGTGGGTGAACAGCGTCCTTCTGTAGACTACAGCATGCACGAAGGGGTAGCTTGTATGGCGGCCGAGCATGCAGGCGAACAGGAGCCACCTCGTCTTTGTGACGAGTTACGATCTGTGCACACTGAGGCTGACAGGGGGCAAGTTGTGAGCGTGAGTGATCATGTGaatgaagacgacgacgagcAAAACGGAGAGCAAAGCATAAGCTGGCATGCAAGTGACGCCGCCGCAGGCATCTTCCTCTGA